From a region of the Roseivirga sp. 4D4 genome:
- the metG gene encoding methionine--tRNA ligase has translation MSQRDFKRHTVTAALPYANGPIHIGHLAGVYVPADIYVRYLRSKGEDVAFICASDEHGMAITMRSRKEGTTPQAIVDKYHGMIQSSMDQLGISFDIYSRTSNETHHETAQMFFRKLYEKGLFEERVSEQYYDDEAKQFLADRYITGTCPNCSHPSAYGDQCENCGSSLNPTDLINPTSTLTGNAPIKKETKHWYLPLQNYESWLNEWIVKGHKKDWKPNVWGQCKSWIDGGLQPRAMTRDLDWGIKVPVEGADGKVLYVWFDAPIGYVSATREWAEREGKEWEPYWKSDDTKLVHFIGKDNIVFHCIIFPAILKSMGDYVLPDNVPANEFLNLEGDKISTSRNWAVWLHEYLIDLPEKQDVLRYALCSNAPESKDNDFTWKDFQARNNNELVAILGNFVNRAVVLTHKYFDGKIPTRGEVFEIDKEVLDELGQVPKKVGESIEKYRFREALAEMMELARMGNKYLADTEPWKLIKTDQERVGTILNIALQLVANLSIVAEPFIPFSTEKLRSLLNLEKLDWSSAGNDELLTEGASLEKPSLLFEKIEDKTIEAQVQKLEDTKKQNEMENQEIALAPLKEDIVFDDFMKLDLRVGTIIEAKKVEKSNKLLQFLVDTGVDKRTILSGIAKQYDPAEMIGKQVTIIANLAPRKMMGVESQGMILMAEDTEGNLRLIQPNEAVNPGSVIS, from the coding sequence ATGAGTCAGAGAGATTTCAAAAGGCATACTGTGACTGCTGCCTTACCTTACGCTAATGGCCCCATCCATATTGGCCACTTGGCAGGTGTTTATGTACCCGCAGATATTTATGTTAGATATTTAAGATCCAAAGGAGAAGATGTGGCCTTCATTTGTGCCTCTGATGAGCATGGAATGGCCATTACGATGAGATCAAGAAAGGAAGGTACAACTCCACAAGCGATTGTTGATAAATACCATGGAATGATTCAGAGTTCTATGGATCAGTTGGGGATCTCATTTGACATCTATTCGAGAACCTCTAATGAAACTCATCATGAGACGGCTCAAATGTTCTTTAGGAAGCTCTACGAGAAAGGCTTATTTGAAGAACGTGTAAGCGAGCAATATTATGACGATGAAGCCAAACAGTTTCTGGCCGATCGCTATATCACAGGAACTTGTCCAAATTGTAGTCATCCGTCTGCATACGGAGATCAATGCGAAAACTGTGGTTCGTCTTTGAATCCCACCGATTTAATTAATCCAACTTCCACCTTAACGGGGAATGCTCCTATAAAGAAAGAGACCAAACATTGGTATTTGCCTCTTCAGAATTATGAATCTTGGTTAAACGAGTGGATCGTTAAAGGCCATAAAAAGGATTGGAAACCCAATGTCTGGGGACAGTGTAAATCCTGGATTGATGGAGGTTTACAGCCTCGGGCAATGACACGAGACCTAGATTGGGGGATCAAGGTGCCTGTAGAAGGTGCTGATGGTAAAGTGCTTTATGTTTGGTTCGATGCACCTATTGGCTATGTTTCAGCCACACGTGAATGGGCCGAAAGAGAAGGAAAGGAATGGGAACCATACTGGAAATCTGATGATACCAAGCTGGTACATTTTATCGGTAAGGACAATATTGTCTTTCACTGCATTATATTCCCTGCTATTCTGAAATCAATGGGAGATTATGTTTTGCCTGATAATGTTCCTGCCAATGAATTTTTGAACCTTGAGGGTGATAAGATATCTACATCAAGAAACTGGGCAGTTTGGCTGCATGAATATCTAATCGATTTACCGGAAAAACAGGATGTGCTACGCTACGCACTCTGCTCTAATGCGCCAGAAAGCAAAGACAATGACTTTACCTGGAAGGATTTTCAGGCAAGAAATAATAATGAGCTTGTCGCTATACTCGGAAACTTCGTGAACCGAGCAGTGGTGCTAACCCATAAATACTTTGATGGTAAAATTCCTACAAGGGGAGAAGTCTTCGAGATAGACAAAGAAGTACTAGATGAGCTAGGTCAAGTGCCTAAGAAGGTGGGGGAGTCAATCGAGAAGTACCGATTTAGAGAAGCCTTGGCTGAAATGATGGAATTGGCTAGAATGGGGAATAAGTATTTAGCTGACACTGAGCCCTGGAAGCTTATCAAAACTGATCAGGAAAGAGTAGGCACCATTCTCAATATTGCCCTACAGCTAGTGGCCAACCTTTCTATAGTGGCAGAGCCTTTCATTCCTTTTAGTACTGAGAAACTGAGAAGCCTGTTGAATCTCGAAAAGCTGGATTGGTCAAGTGCAGGGAATGATGAATTACTGACTGAAGGGGCTTCTCTGGAGAAACCAAGCTTACTTTTTGAGAAAATAGAAGACAAAACAATCGAGGCCCAAGTTCAAAAGCTTGAGGACACTAAGAAACAAAACGAAATGGAAAATCAAGAGATCGCATTGGCACCCCTGAAAGAGGATATTGTATTTGACGATTTTATGAAGTTAGATCTTCGAGTAGGTACAATTATCGAGGCCAAAAAGGTTGAAAAGTCAAATAAGTTACTTCAGTTTCTTGTCGATACAGGAGTCGATAAGCGAACCATATTAAGTGGCATTGCCAAGCAGTATGATCCTGCCGAAATGATCGGCAAGCAAGTAACTATTATTGCGAATTTGGCTCCCCGCAAAATGATGGGTGTAGAGTCTCAGGGAATGATCCTAATGGCAGAAGATACTGAAGGTAATCTGAGGTTAATTCAACCTAATGAAGCCGTTAACCCAGGTTCGGTCATAAGCTAA
- a CDS encoding carbonic anhydrase translates to MTAKEALKLLKEGNKRYVKGDLKHPHTDPERRHEIADAQHPFAVILSCADSRVVPELLFDQGLGDLFVIRVAGNVAKDKVFGSIEYAVKYLNSKLIVVLGHENCGAVNASLGDADPGGHIGSIIEKIKPAVYMARRMKGDLLTNAIKVNAQIVGEELKETKPILSDAVKTAGVEVVSAYYKLSNGEVEFLS, encoded by the coding sequence ATGACAGCAAAAGAAGCCCTAAAATTACTCAAAGAGGGAAACAAAAGATATGTAAAGGGAGACCTGAAACACCCGCATACTGACCCAGAAAGAAGACACGAAATTGCAGATGCTCAACACCCCTTTGCGGTAATATTGAGTTGTGCAGATTCACGCGTTGTACCAGAACTACTTTTTGATCAAGGTCTTGGTGACTTATTCGTGATTCGAGTGGCAGGTAATGTAGCCAAAGACAAAGTATTTGGCAGTATTGAGTATGCCGTTAAATACCTCAATTCCAAGCTTATCGTTGTGCTTGGACATGAGAATTGTGGTGCCGTAAATGCAAGCTTGGGAGACGCGGACCCTGGAGGTCACATCGGCTCTATCATTGAAAAAATTAAGCCAGCAGTTTATATGGCTAGAAGAATGAAAGGCGATTTACTCACAAATGCCATCAAAGTAAATGCGCAGATTGTGGGCGAAGAATTAAAAGAAACTAAGCCAATTCTATCAGATGCAGTTAAGACTGCAGGTGTGGAAGTTGTTTCTGCCTATTATAAGCTTAGCAATGGTGAGGTAGAGTTCCTCTCATAA
- a CDS encoding universal stress protein: MKKFERWMIGVDVNNSELNLLKNVSALADQFTPNEIHLVYVAKDLDIPKEVLMDIPDLMLPDIKQTKSKLEQLVSDTFHPEQPVTVHVKSGNQLTELLKFENAHKIDLAILGRRNMNRVGVLSKKMVRKSSCSVILMPDRYIESVNSILLPLDFSEYSDLAMNVVNDFEHLGLGPTIHALHVYKDATKYLSQVFETADEIDAILSKRSEINKRLNDYAKHELDNYLAKMKKKSVIGHLASIERGRSVGQPIDALIDTIRPDLLIMGSKGKTTSATALLGEVSESVLPHNGEHMTLIIKREGENKGFLNSLLNLGAKL; the protein is encoded by the coding sequence ATGAAGAAGTTTGAAAGATGGATGATTGGCGTAGATGTCAACAACTCAGAATTAAATCTATTAAAGAATGTATCGGCTCTGGCCGATCAATTTACCCCTAATGAAATTCATTTAGTCTATGTGGCTAAGGACCTGGATATACCAAAGGAAGTGTTAATGGATATTCCAGACTTAATGCTTCCGGATATTAAGCAGACCAAGTCAAAATTGGAGCAACTGGTCAGTGATACATTTCATCCTGAACAGCCGGTCACGGTTCATGTAAAATCGGGGAATCAACTGACGGAATTGCTAAAGTTCGAGAATGCTCATAAAATAGACCTGGCGATCTTGGGAAGGCGCAATATGAATCGTGTCGGTGTTTTGAGTAAAAAGATGGTACGTAAGTCTTCTTGTAGTGTGATTTTGATGCCAGATCGTTACATCGAATCTGTAAATTCCATTCTCTTGCCACTGGATTTCTCGGAATATTCTGACTTGGCCATGAATGTGGTGAATGACTTTGAGCACTTAGGTCTAGGGCCAACAATTCATGCGCTGCATGTCTATAAGGATGCGACCAAGTACCTGAGTCAGGTATTTGAGACGGCCGATGAGATTGATGCCATTCTTTCAAAGCGGAGCGAGATTAACAAGCGTCTCAATGATTACGCCAAACATGAGCTCGATAATTACCTGGCAAAAATGAAAAAGAAGTCTGTTATTGGTCACTTGGCGAGTATTGAGCGGGGCAGGAGTGTAGGTCAACCGATCGATGCTTTGATCGATACGATTAGACCTGATCTTCTGATAATGGGGTCCAAGGGAAAGACAACTTCAGCTACTGCTTTACTGGGAGAGGTTTCAGAAAGTGTTTTGCCACATAATGGAGAGCATATGACACTGATTATTAAGAGGGAAGGAGAGAATAAAGGATTTCTCAATAGCCTTCTCAACTTGGGAGCTAAACTCTAA
- the rlmF gene encoding 23S rRNA (adenine(1618)-N(6))-methyltransferase RlmF codes for MKNSPEHKKSSRFAEALRNKAKEVAPSKSKIREIKPKKGSKLHPRNKHHGRYDLKQLVKVNPPLSKHIVKSLRNEDTIDFSNPEAVKLLNEALLKHHYGIAYWSIPEGYLCPPIPGRADYIHYIADVIAESNFGKVPKGVQITCLDVGVGANCVYPIIGNASYGWSFIGSDIDPVSIASAKKIVDNNKSLKGKVEIRLQENPKDILYGVIDHEEKVDVVICNPPFHASQEAALEGTLRKLSNLNKKETKEAKLNFGGQGGELWCEGGERRFVGDMIRESKKFGKSCFWFSSLVSKQSNLKAIQEYLQIAGAAEIKVMAMSQGNKASRIVAWTFLSEAEQSDWQRTRWRQ; via the coding sequence ATGAAGAATTCACCTGAACATAAAAAGTCAAGTCGCTTTGCCGAAGCTTTGCGAAACAAGGCTAAAGAAGTAGCTCCTTCAAAGTCAAAGATCAGAGAGATCAAGCCAAAGAAGGGTTCCAAGCTACATCCGCGCAATAAGCATCATGGTCGATATGATTTGAAGCAGTTGGTAAAAGTCAACCCTCCCCTTAGTAAGCACATTGTCAAAAGCTTGAGAAATGAAGACACGATAGACTTTTCCAATCCAGAAGCGGTGAAATTATTGAACGAAGCCTTGCTCAAACACCACTATGGCATAGCGTATTGGAGCATCCCTGAAGGCTATCTCTGCCCTCCTATTCCTGGCCGAGCAGATTATATTCACTACATCGCTGACGTGATTGCTGAAAGCAATTTTGGCAAGGTGCCAAAAGGAGTGCAAATCACTTGCCTCGATGTCGGTGTTGGTGCCAATTGTGTCTACCCCATCATTGGCAATGCCAGCTACGGCTGGTCATTTATCGGTTCGGATATTGACCCCGTTTCCATAGCCTCTGCAAAAAAGATAGTTGACAATAACAAAAGCCTCAAGGGCAAGGTGGAAATCCGTTTGCAAGAGAACCCAAAGGATATTTTATATGGTGTAATCGATCATGAGGAAAAGGTAGATGTCGTAATCTGCAACCCTCCATTTCATGCTTCACAAGAGGCTGCATTGGAAGGTACTTTGCGCAAGCTGAGTAATTTGAATAAAAAGGAAACCAAAGAAGCGAAGCTAAACTTTGGCGGACAAGGTGGTGAACTTTGGTGCGAAGGTGGAGAGAGGCGCTTTGTGGGCGATATGATCAGAGAAAGCAAGAAATTCGGTAAATCCTGCTTTTGGTTTTCTTCTTTGGTCTCAAAACAATCTAATCTAAAGGCCATTCAGGAATACCTTCAAATTGCAGGGGCGGCTGAAATCAAAGTTATGGCCATGAGCCAGGGTAACAAAGCCAGTCGCATTGTTGCCTGGACCTTCCTGTCTGAAGCTGAGCAATCAGACTGGCAGAGAACCAGATGGAGGCAGTAA
- a CDS encoding MTH1187 family thiamine-binding protein codes for MTKAKQINLGIQVVPILDSASSYPIIDSCIELIQQSGIKHQVTPFETVLEGPYKEVMQLVDDIFTKTDELSPETVINIRIHSKRDIDVIASEKTEKFIKKGN; via the coding sequence ATGACTAAAGCGAAACAGATCAACCTAGGGATACAAGTTGTACCGATTCTTGATTCAGCATCAAGCTACCCTATTATTGATAGCTGTATTGAATTGATACAGCAGTCTGGCATCAAGCATCAGGTCACACCCTTCGAAACAGTACTGGAAGGCCCTTACAAAGAAGTAATGCAGCTCGTAGATGACATCTTTACCAAAACTGATGAACTAAGCCCAGAAACAGTTATCAATATACGAATCCACAGTAAGCGCGATATAGACGTAATCGCATCAGAGAAAACGGAAAAATTCATTAAGAAGGGTAATTAA
- a CDS encoding LysR family transcriptional regulator: protein MNYTLHQLKVFVTIAEHKSITLAADALHLTQPAVSIQLKNFQQQFDIPLTEVVGRQLYITDFGKEIVEASQNILNEVDVINQKLIMFNGQIAGKLKLSVVSTGKYIMPYFLTDFLRDNPGVELKMDVTNKAAVVRSLENNEVDFSLVSIPPERLALDQIPLMDNKLFLVGNNESPLQTKSSHKQKTLESLDLIFREAGSGTRQTVERHIQTENLKISRKLELTSNEAVKQAVLAGLGHSIMPLIGIKNELELSDLKIIPVRGFPLQSTWQLVWMKEKKLSPSAKAFLQYVEEKKESIIKEKFGWISDY, encoded by the coding sequence ATGAACTATACACTTCACCAATTAAAAGTCTTTGTCACAATTGCGGAGCACAAGAGTATTACGCTAGCCGCAGACGCGCTTCATTTAACTCAACCTGCAGTCTCCATTCAGCTCAAAAATTTTCAGCAACAGTTCGATATTCCACTCACAGAAGTAGTTGGTCGTCAGCTATATATTACTGACTTTGGTAAAGAGATAGTTGAAGCAAGCCAGAACATTCTAAATGAGGTAGACGTCATCAATCAGAAGTTGATCATGTTCAATGGGCAAATTGCTGGAAAATTAAAGTTGTCAGTCGTCTCTACCGGGAAGTACATTATGCCCTATTTCCTGACGGATTTCTTAAGAGACAACCCCGGTGTTGAGCTCAAAATGGATGTAACCAACAAAGCTGCGGTAGTCAGAAGCCTTGAAAATAATGAAGTAGACTTCTCTCTCGTGTCTATTCCACCTGAGCGACTTGCCCTGGACCAAATCCCACTCATGGATAACAAGCTCTTTCTTGTGGGTAATAACGAGAGCCCACTTCAAACCAAGTCAAGTCACAAGCAAAAAACCCTTGAATCCCTTGATCTAATTTTTAGGGAAGCTGGCTCTGGTACACGACAAACAGTAGAAAGGCATATCCAAACGGAGAATCTCAAGATTAGCCGAAAACTAGAATTGACCTCCAATGAAGCAGTTAAACAGGCTGTACTCGCTGGACTCGGACACTCTATTATGCCCTTGATCGGCATAAAAAACGAACTGGAGTTGAGTGATCTCAAAATCATACCGGTGAGAGGGTTCCCCCTTCAGTCTACATGGCAGTTGGTATGGATGAAAGAGAAAAAGCTTTCCCCAAGTGCAAAAGCTTTTTTGCAATATGTTGAGGAGAAAAAAGAAAGCATCATCAAAGAAAAGTTTGGTTGGATCTCTGACTACTAA
- a CDS encoding VF530 family DNA-binding protein produces the protein MPIEYKKSQPKEGQANNPLHGVKLADILEYLVATQGWDKMAQVVSINCFKSDPSIKSSLKFLRRTPWARTKVEAYYLRCIK, from the coding sequence ATGCCCATAGAATATAAAAAATCACAGCCTAAAGAAGGCCAAGCCAACAACCCACTCCATGGGGTGAAACTTGCCGATATATTGGAATACCTTGTAGCTACACAGGGTTGGGATAAAATGGCTCAGGTGGTATCTATCAACTGTTTCAAGAGTGATCCCAGTATCAAATCAAGCCTTAAGTTCCTCAGAAGAACGCCCTGGGCTCGAACCAAAGTAGAAGCGTATTACCTAAGGTGCATTAAGTAA
- a CDS encoding M20 family metallo-hydrolase, whose protein sequence is MRVNGQRLLENIARYAQIGKMGKIGVERIALSEEDKQARDLLKDQMLGLGLEVHIDQLGNMIGLREGKQNLKPVAFGSHLDTVYAGGRYDGALGVLAGLEFIHTINDAGIETERPLALVNFTNEEGVRFAPDMMGSHVYSGQADLNDILSSQAYDNPNETIGSRLKAIGYDGDMEPGAMAFDSFIELHIEQGPVLEKEEIAIGVVEMVQGIHWTRYTIKGEANHAGTTPNQYRKDAGYASAEIIKFIGDYSRKEENPVLTTVGAINYVPNTINIIPREAVFTLDLRSTQAEALEKAQIEIDRFIDRVVEDLDLEVHRESMVRFRPVHFPGEMINLVEGAANKLGLSLKRMPSGAGHDAQMMNHCCPSTMIFIPSVRGISHNIEEFSKDIDVVNGANVLLNTVLDRSGAVS, encoded by the coding sequence ATGAGGGTCAACGGTCAACGTCTATTAGAAAATATAGCCCGTTATGCTCAGATCGGCAAAATGGGCAAAATAGGTGTTGAACGAATCGCCTTGTCTGAGGAAGACAAACAAGCTAGGGATTTACTGAAAGATCAAATGCTTGGTCTGGGACTGGAGGTTCATATTGATCAGCTAGGCAATATGATTGGTCTTAGGGAAGGAAAGCAGAATCTAAAACCGGTAGCCTTCGGCTCACATTTGGATACTGTCTATGCCGGAGGCCGATATGATGGTGCATTGGGAGTGTTGGCAGGACTAGAGTTCATCCATACGATAAATGATGCAGGTATCGAAACCGAGCGCCCTCTGGCTTTGGTCAACTTCACCAACGAGGAAGGTGTGCGATTCGCACCTGATATGATGGGTAGTCATGTTTATAGTGGTCAGGCCGATCTGAATGATATTCTTTCCTCCCAAGCCTATGATAATCCGAATGAGACAATTGGTTCTCGCCTTAAGGCTATTGGTTATGATGGTGATATGGAGCCTGGAGCCATGGCTTTCGACAGTTTCATAGAACTTCATATTGAGCAGGGCCCGGTTTTAGAAAAAGAAGAGATCGCTATAGGTGTAGTCGAAATGGTGCAGGGAATCCATTGGACACGTTATACCATCAAAGGCGAAGCGAATCATGCGGGGACTACACCCAATCAGTATCGCAAAGATGCGGGCTATGCCAGCGCTGAAATCATCAAGTTTATTGGGGACTATTCCAGAAAAGAAGAAAATCCGGTGCTCACGACCGTAGGTGCCATAAACTATGTGCCTAACACGATTAATATCATTCCACGCGAAGCGGTGTTCACATTGGATCTGCGTAGTACACAGGCGGAGGCATTGGAAAAGGCACAAATTGAGATTGATAGGTTTATCGATCGGGTAGTTGAGGATTTGGATTTAGAGGTACATAGAGAAAGCATGGTGCGATTCAGGCCAGTACACTTTCCGGGTGAAATGATAAACTTGGTGGAAGGTGCTGCTAACAAGCTTGGCTTGTCGCTCAAGAGAATGCCAAGTGGTGCTGGCCATGATGCGCAGATGATGAATCATTGCTGTCCATCAACTATGATATTTATTCCCAGTGTTCGAGGGATAAGCCATAATATCGAAGAGTTTTCAAAAGATATCGATGTTGTCAATGGAGCGAATGTGCTATTAAATACGGTACTCGACCGATCAGGAGCCGTTTCTTAA
- a CDS encoding sodium-dependent bicarbonate transport family permease, translated as MNLDLLAENLTNPALLFFILGILSVQLKSDLEIPKTSSKFISLYLLFAIGFKGGQELAHSTFNSDIIWSVVFGIFIAVMIPCIAFFILKRRLTVENSGAIAAAYGSVSAVTFVTAVAFLEMQGIDFGGHMVAVMAFMEAPAIVIGVILIRLFSKGTTESTSIGKLVKHAFTNGSVILILGSLAIGWMASEEQAQGIAPFTTDLFKGFLAIFLLDMGIESGKKLKSFLDQGWFTTSFAIIFALFNGCVIALISGFIMDDIGNRFIFAILGASASYIAVPAAMKIAVPQANPGIYIPMALAITFPVNITLGLPIYMYLIQIT; from the coding sequence ATGAATCTTGACCTACTTGCTGAGAATCTCACCAATCCAGCACTACTCTTTTTTATCCTTGGGATACTATCGGTTCAACTCAAGAGTGACCTGGAAATTCCAAAGACATCATCAAAGTTCATTTCTCTTTATCTCCTTTTTGCCATTGGGTTCAAAGGAGGACAGGAGCTAGCCCACAGTACCTTTAATAGCGATATTATCTGGAGCGTTGTCTTTGGGATATTCATCGCGGTAATGATTCCATGTATAGCGTTTTTCATCTTGAAGCGCAGGCTCACGGTAGAAAACTCAGGAGCCATTGCGGCAGCTTATGGCTCGGTTAGCGCTGTGACTTTTGTTACTGCAGTCGCTTTTTTAGAGATGCAGGGCATCGATTTTGGCGGACATATGGTGGCAGTGATGGCTTTTATGGAGGCACCAGCAATAGTCATTGGTGTTATACTCATTCGCCTTTTTTCCAAAGGGACAACTGAATCTACGAGCATAGGTAAACTCGTTAAGCATGCCTTCACCAATGGTAGTGTAATACTGATCCTAGGTAGCCTTGCGATCGGTTGGATGGCCAGTGAAGAACAAGCACAGGGTATTGCCCCATTTACCACTGACCTCTTCAAGGGTTTCCTGGCCATATTCTTATTAGATATGGGTATTGAAAGTGGTAAAAAGCTAAAGTCTTTCTTAGATCAGGGGTGGTTTACAACCTCATTTGCGATCATTTTCGCCTTGTTCAATGGCTGTGTGATCGCGCTGATAAGTGGTTTTATAATGGATGATATCGGTAACCGATTCATCTTTGCAATATTGGGTGCCAGCGCATCTTACATTGCAGTTCCTGCGGCTATGAAAATAGCTGTTCCTCAGGCCAATCCGGGTATTTATATCCCTATGGCCTTGGCGATAACTTTCCCGGTTAATATCACACTGGGACTGCCTATTTACATGTATTTAATCCAGATTACTTGA
- a CDS encoding ABC-F family ATP-binding cassette domain-containing protein: MIAAQNISLAFGKRVLFDEVNIKFTGNNCYGVIGANGAGKSTFLKILSGDQDPNSGKVIIEPGKRMAVLKQNHFEFDETSVLDTVMMGHTVLWNIMKEKDAIYMKPDFSEEDGIKASELEAQFAEMDGWNAESDAAALLSGLGIKEDLHYSLMKDLNGSQKVRVLLAQALFGNPDILILDEPTNDLDLQTIAWLEDFLLEFKNTVIVVSHDRHFLDTICTNIVDVDFGQVKLFTGNYSFWYQSSQLALSQRSAANKKAEEKKKELQEFIARFSANASKSKQATSRRKLLDKINVEDIQPSTRRYPAIIFQQERQAGDQILEIKNLSKSTSEKTLFSGLDLFVNRGDKIAVLSKDSLATTSLFQILMNEVKADTGEFKYGQTITKSYLPNENAEFFTSDLNLVDWLRQFTEGEKDEVYMRGFLGKMLFSGEEVFKKSNVLSGGEKVRCMLSRMMLAQGNLLIIDEPTNHLDLESIQAFNNALKDFPGTVLFSSHDHEFTQTVANRILEIGPKGYLDKLCTYDQYIENEAFEAQRAAIY, translated from the coding sequence ATGATTGCAGCACAAAACATATCTCTCGCATTTGGTAAAAGAGTTCTCTTTGACGAGGTAAATATTAAGTTCACAGGTAATAACTGCTATGGCGTTATTGGTGCCAACGGTGCGGGTAAGTCTACCTTTCTTAAAATTCTCTCAGGAGATCAGGATCCAAACTCAGGTAAAGTGATCATAGAGCCGGGTAAGCGCATGGCGGTACTCAAGCAAAATCACTTCGAGTTTGATGAGACTTCCGTGCTTGATACTGTCATGATGGGTCACACTGTTCTCTGGAATATCATGAAGGAGAAGGATGCTATCTATATGAAGCCCGATTTTTCTGAAGAAGACGGTATCAAAGCCTCTGAACTTGAAGCGCAATTTGCAGAGATGGATGGCTGGAATGCGGAATCGGATGCGGCAGCCCTCTTGAGTGGCCTAGGGATCAAAGAAGACCTGCACTACAGTCTAATGAAAGACCTCAACGGTTCTCAAAAAGTCCGTGTTTTACTAGCTCAAGCCCTCTTTGGCAATCCAGACATTCTTATTCTTGATGAGCCTACGAATGACTTGGACCTGCAAACCATAGCCTGGTTAGAAGACTTTCTACTGGAGTTCAAGAATACAGTGATTGTCGTATCTCACGACAGACACTTTTTGGACACCATTTGTACAAACATTGTAGATGTAGACTTTGGACAGGTAAAGCTATTCACTGGTAACTACAGCTTTTGGTATCAGTCAAGTCAATTGGCACTAAGCCAACGATCAGCAGCCAATAAAAAAGCAGAAGAGAAGAAAAAAGAGCTACAAGAGTTTATTGCCCGATTCTCAGCTAACGCATCTAAATCTAAGCAAGCCACGAGTAGACGTAAGCTCTTGGATAAAATCAATGTAGAAGACATTCAACCTTCTACAAGAAGATACCCTGCCATCATCTTTCAGCAGGAAAGACAAGCGGGAGATCAAATATTAGAGATCAAGAACCTTAGCAAATCCACTTCGGAAAAAACACTTTTCAGTGGCCTGGACCTCTTTGTAAACAGAGGAGACAAGATTGCTGTATTAAGCAAGGATAGTCTCGCCACCACGTCACTGTTCCAGATCCTAATGAATGAAGTAAAAGCGGATACTGGCGAGTTTAAATATGGTCAAACCATCACCAAATCATATCTACCCAATGAGAATGCTGAGTTCTTCACCAGTGACTTGAATCTGGTCGATTGGTTGAGACAGTTCACTGAAGGAGAAAAAGATGAAGTCTATATGCGTGGATTTTTGGGGAAAATGCTTTTCTCAGGTGAGGAAGTTTTCAAAAAGTCAAATGTCCTTTCCGGGGGTGAAAAAGTCCGTTGTATGCTTTCTAGAATGATGCTCGCTCAAGGAAATTTGCTGATCATTGATGAACCCACAAACCATCTTGATCTGGAATCTATTCAGGCATTCAATAATGCGCTTAAAGACTTCCCTGGTACAGTGTTGTTCAGTTCTCACGATCATGAATTCACACAAACAGTGGCCAATAGAATCCTTGAAATCGGACCAAAAGGCTATCTGGATAAGCTTTGCACGTACGATCAGTATATTGAGAATGAAGCCTTTGAGGCGCAGCGTGCTGCTATCTATTAA